Proteins found in one Nostoc sp. NIES-3756 genomic segment:
- the rplL gene encoding 50S ribosomal protein L7/L12 produces the protein MSAATDQILDQLKSLTLLEAAELVKQIEEAFGVSAAAPAGGMMMMAAPGAAAAAEPVEEKTEFDVILESVPADKKIAVLKIVREITGLGLKEAKDLVEAAPKPIKEAIAKEAAEDAKKRIEEAGGTVTIK, from the coding sequence ATGTCTGCTGCAACCGATCAAATCTTAGACCAATTAAAATCCTTGACTTTACTGGAAGCTGCTGAATTAGTTAAGCAAATTGAAGAAGCTTTTGGCGTAAGTGCTGCTGCACCTGCTGGTGGCATGATGATGATGGCTGCTCCTGGTGCTGCTGCTGCTGCTGAACCAGTAGAAGAGAAAACCGAGTTTGACGTTATTCTCGAATCTGTTCCAGCTGATAAGAAGATTGCTGTACTCAAGATTGTTCGTGAAATCACTGGCTTGGGTCTAAAAGAAGCTAAAGATTTAGTAGAAGCTGCTCCTAAGCCTATCAAGGAAGCGATCGCTAAGGAAGCTGCTGAAGACGCTAAGAAACGGATTGAAGAAGCTGGCGGTACGGTAACAATTAAGTAA